One stretch of Podospora bellae-mahoneyi strain CBS 112042 chromosome 2, whole genome shotgun sequence DNA includes these proteins:
- a CDS encoding hypothetical protein (EggNog:ENOG503P1M9), with the protein MDAANLAEKKELKASRASSSLAFDDLPQQAFVLATLISTIAGTFITGINLYDRLVEQRRQRKRDKGQNKRIKELEARLNTAEEERTKLKEEQGKQGQRKRAKGGGSASDSDADDDHDREDDGARHFRRSLQHGGQSIQREYDRFYNTMGQKFARGDLLQSTVIKLLEEALLTGQPPDLSRLYNTSEFAREGSIRALQDHPPRSRDEGQGPERPSAVRPPRPLFEEMQQVRLAGTIHLYEKHSLLQQPPICIMTTSGAAPTEKALCSAHMR; encoded by the exons atggaCGCTGCCAACTTGGCTGAGAAAAAAGAGTTGAAGGCAAGTAGAGCATCTAGCTCTCTTGCGTTTGACGAC CTCCCGCAGCAAGCATTTGTCCTCGCAACGCTCATCTCGACCATTGCAGGCACATTCATCACAGGCATCAACCTCTACGACCGCTTGGTCGAGCAGCGCCGGCAGAGGAAGCGGGACAAGGGCCAAAACAAACGAatcaaggagctcgaggcgCGTTTGAACAcggccgaggaagagaggaCGAAACTGAAGGAAGAGCAAGGCAAACAGGGtcagagaaagagagcaaAGGGTGGCGGTTCCGCGTCTGATTCCGATGCGGATGATGACCACGACcgagaggatgatggcgccCGCCATTTTCGACGCTCTCTTCAGCACGGCGGCCAAAGTATCCAGCGAGAGTACGACCGCTTCTACAATACGATGGGACAAAAGTTTGCCCGGGGTGACC TACTCCAGAGCACCGTTATCAAGCTCTTGGAGGAAGCCCTGCTTACTGGCCAACCGCCAGATCTGAGCAGGCTGTACAACACATCCGAGTTTGCGCGCGAGGGCAGCATTCGCGCCCTCCAAGACCA TCCGCCCCGATCCCGAGACGAGGGCCAAGGCCCGGAGCGCCCATCCGCCGTACGTCCTCCACGCCCTCTCTTCGAGGAGATGCAGCAAGTGAGGCTGGCTGGGACCATCCACCTGTACGAAAAGCACTCCCTcctgcagcagccgccaATCTGTATCATGACGACATCCGGAGCGGCACCAACAGAAAAGGCCCTCTGTTCTGCCCATATGCGGTAG